In Musa acuminata AAA Group cultivar baxijiao chromosome BXJ2-8, Cavendish_Baxijiao_AAA, whole genome shotgun sequence, one genomic interval encodes:
- the LOC103993729 gene encoding probable protein phosphatase 2C 35 — protein sequence MGCVHSKCFDHSKKGCCSCGCGCNCNRCLHCSHCRASADDDAEPSRVDEDDRLQQHSHLIRHVLSAASLGSADVPSAGLRLHYSSLTQRGYYPGSPDRANQDSFCVMTQFQGNPDLHFFGVFDGHGDFGAECAAFVRDKLTAVLSADPRLWENPAEAYDSAFAATNLALHDSEIDDSMSGTTAITVLVRGDTLFVANVGDSRAVAGVWDWDRVVAEDLSSDHTPLRKDECERVSLCGARVLTMNQLESEGDEESDGGGDEESDDGDPPRLWVQNGMYPGTMFTRSVGDLVAESIGVVAVPEIKVVKITDNHSFFVIASDGVFQFLSSQAVVDMVSSFVDPRDACSKIVAESYKVWLEREGRTDDTTIIIVRIKDLSKMHPIV from the exons ATGGGTTGTGTGCATAGCAAGTGCTTTGACCATTCCAAGAAGggctgctgcagctgcggctgcggctgcaactgCAACCGCTGCCTCCACTGCTCCCACTGCCGTGCCTCCGCCGACGATGACGCCGAACCCTCCCGCGTCGACGAGGACGACCGCTTGCAGCAGCACAGCCACCTCATTCGCCACGTCCTCTCCGCCGCCTCCCTCGGCTCCGCCGATGTCCCCTCCGCCGGCCTCCGCCTGCATTACTCCTCCCTCACGCAGCGGGGCTACTACCCCGGCTCGCCGGACCGCGCCAACCAGGACAGCTTCTGCGTGATGACGCAATTCCAGGGCAACCCCGACCTCCACTTCTTCGGCGTGTTCGACGGCCACGGGGACTTCGGTGCCGAGTGCGCCGCGTTCGTCCGCGACAAGCTCACGGCCGTCCTGTCCGCCGACCCTCGCCTGTGGGAGAACCCCGCGGAAGCGTACGACTCGGCTTTCGCCGCCACGAACTTGGCGCTCCACGACAGCGAGATCGACGACTCGATGAGCGGCACCACCGCGATCACGGTGCTCGTCCGGGGCGACACGCTATTCGTCGCGAACGTAGGGGATTCGCGGGCGGTGGCAGGTGTTTGGGATTGGGACCGCGTGGTGGCGGAGGACTTGTCGAGCGACCACACGCCGTTGCGGAAGGACGAGTGCGAGAGGGTGAGCCTGTGCGGGGCGAGGGTGTTGAcaatgaaccaattggagagcgaGGGCGACGAGGAGAgcgacggcggcggcgacgaggaGAGCGACGACGGCGACCCGCCAAGGCTGTGGGTGCAGAATGGGATGTATCCGGGGACGATGTTCACCAGGAGCGTCGGAGACTTGGTGGCGGAGAGCATCGGTGTTGTCGCCGTCCCGGAGATCAAGGTGGTGAAGATAACTGACAACCATTCGTTCTTCGTCATAGCAAGCGATGGGGTTTTCCAGTTCCTCTCCAGTCAAGCAGTAGTTGACATG GTTTCTAGTTTTGTGGATCCCCGCGACGCCTGCTCAAAGATCGTTGCAGAATCCTACAAGGTGTGGTTGGAACGCGAAGGCCGGACTGATGATACGACGATCATCATCGTCCGCATCAAAGATTTGTCTAAGATGCATCCAATTGTTTGA
- the LOC103993728 gene encoding probable galacturonosyltransferase-like 4, giving the protein MASSHRYRQGLLSFVLLVAVADNATSTSSIRVDVIRRPSSMVSSVPAFREAPAFRNGNECPSPSEAGRVDIAMTLDANYLRGTMAAVLSILQHTSCPESVTFHFLASQFEPDVLASIRAAFPYLDFRVYRFDSGRVRGRISRSIRHALDQPLNYARIYLAEILPPEVRRVIYLDSDIVVVDDIRHLWEVELEGHVVAAPEYCHANFTKYFTDAFWSDATLSSTFDGRQPCYFNTGVMVMDVEMWRSGGYTKMVEDWMGVQKQKRIYHLGSLPPFLLVLAGNIKAVDHRWNQHGLGGDNIEGKCRSLHPGPISLLHWSGKGKPWLRLDSRKPCAVDYLWAPYDLYKSSSPSLEE; this is encoded by the coding sequence ATGGCCTCCTCTCACCGGTACCGCCAAGGCCTCCTGTCCTTCGTCCTCCTCGTGGCCGTCGCGGACAATGCCACCTCCACTTCGAGCATCCGCGTCGACGTCATCCGCCGCCCGTCGAGCATGGTCTCCTCCGTCCCCGCGTTCCGCGAGGCGCCCGCCTTCCGGAACGGGAACGAGTGCCCCTCGCCGTCGGAGGCGGGTCGCGTCGACATCGCGATGACCCTCGATGCCAACTACCTGCGCGGTACCATGGCCGCAGTCCTCTCCATCCTCCAGCACACCTCCTGCCCGGAGAGCGTCACTTTCCACTTCCTCGCCTCCCAGTTCGAGCCCGACGTCCTGGCTAGTATCCGCGCCGCTTTCCCCTACCTCGACTTCCGGGTGTACCGCTTCGACTCCGGCCGCGTGCGTGGCCGCATCTCCCGATCCATCCGCCACGCCCTCGACCAGCCGCTCAACTACGCCCGCATCTACCTCGCGGAAATACTCCCGCCCGAGGTCCGGCGCGTCATCTACCTCGACTCCGACATCGTCGTCGTCGACGACATCCGCCACCTCTGGGAGGTGGAGCTCGAGGGGCACGTGGTCGCCGCCCCGGAGTACTGCCACGCCAACTTCACCAAGTACTTCACCGACGCGTTCTGGTCGGACGCCACGCTCTCCAGCACGTTCGACGGCCGCCAGCCCTGCTACTTCAACACCGGAGTGATGGTGATGGACGTGGAGATGTGGAGGTCGGGAGGGTACACCAAGATGGTGGAGGACTGGATGGGAGTGCAGAAGCAGAAGAGGATCTACCACTTGGGCTCCCTGCCACCATTCCTGTTGGTCTTGGCCGGAAACATAAAGGCAGTCGATCACAGGTGGAACCAGCACGGCCTGGGCGGAGACAACATCGAAGGCAAGTGCAGAAGCCTTCATCCAGGGCCCATTAGCCTTCTCCACTGGAGCGGCAAAGGGAAGCCTTGGTTGAGGTTGGACTCCAGGAAGCCATGTGCCGTCGACTACCTCTGGGCACCTTACGATCTCTACAAGTCCTCGTCACCCTCCCTGGAAGAGTAA
- the LOC103993727 gene encoding uncharacterized protein LOC103993727 yields the protein MDFFKSVFSADPEPAISQHSPVGSPHDEEDRAREDDRGSSGSPSPNSEASAGGVGWSFGGFIKTFASKSESVIQTYRRDLAEFGTGLKKETEAIREAAVRAVGDLPGSLEAGASVAQESLESVGQAIDDLGGSVWRGTAEIVSQGKEAILSMEAGADSAAQHSTEPGRPSSSSSSRRYSRFEVQVLAIQSDASTFSEDPEDAEDFSEWRSGFDLAEKEEEIENLCYENGALDGLLNNLVPGVVDYETFWCRYYYRVHKLKQTEDARAKLVKRVISREEEEELSWEVDDDEGEEEETKKEEPKEQNLNTKRHVIEVEKQEQQNDEELRSTMELAAQQNPAEASQVENSGALEAKVDEGKTSTAGYPENTESIVGHLNCKLDETLVPEGKAAAGGSSKDSDFSVISSQNSTPEEDDLGWDEIEDLGEHDEKKVGGSSGSPVKVVDLHKRFGAAEEDEDLSWDIEDDDDEPSKP from the coding sequence ATGGATTTCTTCAAATCGGTCTTCTCCGCCGATCCTGAGCCCGCGATCTCGCAGCACTCCCCTGTCGGATCGCCGCATGACGAAGAGGATCGAGCAAGAGAGGACGACCGTGGCAGCAGCGGCAGTCCGAGCCCCAATTCTGAGGCCTCCGCTGGCGGCGTTGGCTGGAGCTTCGGTGGTTTCATCAAGACGTTCGCCTCCAAGTCGGAGTCCGTCATACAGACCTACCGTCGCGACCTCGCGGAGTTCGGTACCGGGCTCAAGAAGGAGACGGAGGCGATCCGGGAGGCCGCCGTACGTGCCGTCGGCGACCTCCCCGGGTCACTCGAGGCTGGCGCCTCCGTTGCCCAGGAGTCCCTCGAGTCCGTTGGGCAGGCTATTGACGACCTAGGCGGCTCGGTGTGGCGGGGGACCGCTGAAATCGTCTCCCAGGGCAAGGAGGCGATCCTGTCGATGGAGGCTGGAGCTGATTCCGCAGCTCAGCACTCCACCGAGCCCGGGCGGCCCAGTTCCTCCAGCTCTTCGAGGCGGTACAGCCGATTCGAGGTGCAGGTACTCGCAATACAGTCAGACGCGAGTACCTTCTCGGAAGACCCGGAGGACGCGGAGGACTTCAGCGAGTGGAGATCGGGGTTTGATTTGGctgagaaggaggaggagatcgAGAATCTTTGCTATGAGAATGGGGCTTTGGATGGGCTTCTCAACAATCTGGTTCCTGGTGTTGTGGACTACGAGACATTCTGGTGCCGGTACTACTATCGGGTGCATAAGCTGAAGCAGACAGAGGATGCTAGAGCAAAGCTTGTGAAGAGGGTGATatcgagagaggaggaggaggagctgagCTGGGAGGTTGACGATGACGAGGGTGAGGAGGAAGAAACCAAGAAGGAAGAACCGAAAGAGCAAAATCTCAATACAAAAAGACATGTCATCGAAGTAGAAAAACAAGAACAACAGAATGATGAGGAATTAAGGTCGACCATGGAGCTTGCAGCACAGCAAAACCCTGCCGAGGCATCCCAAGTTGAGAACTCGGGAGCGTTGGAAGCGAAGGTCGATGAGGGAAAGACATCAACAGCTGGATATCCAGAAAATACTGAATCAATTGTTGGGCATTTGAACTGCAAGTTGGATGAAACTTTGGTGCCTGAAGGGAAGGCAGCGGCTGGAGGGTCAAGCAAGGACAGCGATTTTTCAGTTATCTCAAGCCAGAATTCTACGCCGGAGGAAGATGATCTTGGGTGGGATGAGATTGAGGATCTGGGTGAGCATGATGAGAAGAAAGTTGGTGGCTCCAGCGGGAGCCCTGTCAAGGTGGTGGACCTGCACAAGAGGTTCGGTGCTGCTGAAGAGGATGAGGATCTCAGCTGGGATATTGAGGACGACGACGATGAGCCCTCCAAGCCTTGA
- the LOC135618775 gene encoding RNA demethylase ALKBH10B-like, with product MATAVAGAATAAAAAVVPEVYARDAMIAWFRGEFAAANAIIDALCSHLAQIGGAAEYEAVFAAVHRRRLNWIPVLHMQKYYSIADVAAELRVVAANRDVASFASAAEDPTEAKQLVTTPEEDKPVESGGAQAEEEHAASEESVVDGVGIAVEEEAAAEEEPAAAEAVADDGVQVVVVEEAAADEVSSGDSSDHKGTEGGDAKGGSQEEHQEGQISFNEVNICVGHEDCLARPERIKILKGFVAKESVKGHMVNVVKGLKLYEDIFTNSELLTLADYINELRLAGRGGELSGETFIFFNKQMKGNKREIIQLGVPLFQSTTKEAASNIEPIPTALQTVIDHLVQWRLIPESRKPNSCIINFFDEDEHSQPYFKPPHLDNPISTLLLSDTTMAFGRSLVSDHEGNYKGPLTLSINEGSLLVMRGNSADMARHVVCASPNRRIIITFVKVRAASHPTDSPTALQQPTKTMALWQPAQKVATTGVIACGPHAMIPAAWGLALRSPVVMLPPPRAMVMSPNKKAPRGGTGVFLPWTVGPKKYTRHLPPRIQKRRLPSLPSPLEVRA from the exons ATGGCGACGGCGGTGGCAGGGGCCGCGACtgccgcggcggcggcggtggtgccGGAAGTGTACGCCAGGGACGCGATGATCGCGTGGTTCCGCGGAGAGTTCGCGGCAGCGAACGCGATCATCGACGCGCTGTGCAGCCACCTGGCGCAGATCGGAGGGGCGGCGGAGTACGAGGCGGTGTTTGCCGCCGTACACCGGCGGCGACTCAACTGGATCCCGGTGCTCCACATGCAGAAGTACTACTCGATCGCTGACGTCGCCGCCGAGCTCCGCGTAGTCGCGGCCAACCGCGATGTGGCCTCTTTCGCCTCCGCGGCCGAGGATCCGACGGAGGCGAAGCAGCTGGTGACGACGCCAGAGGAGGATAAGCCGGTGGAGAGCGGCGGTGCTCAAGCGGAGGAGGAACATGCTGCTTCAGAGGAATCAGTGGTAGACGGCGTTGGCATCGCAGTTGAAGAGGAAGCGGCGGCGGAGGAAGAACCTGCTGCTGCAGAGGCGGTGGCGGACGACGGCGTTCAGGTTGTCGTAGTGGAGGAAGCGGCGGCGGacgaggtttcttccggtgattcTTCGGATCACAAGGGTACCGAAGGGGGCGACGCCAAGGGAG GATCTCAAGAGGAACATCAGGAGGGACAAATTTCATTCAACGAGGTCAATATTTGTGTGGGTCATGAAGATTGCTTGGCACGTCCCGAACGGATCAAGATCTTAAAAGGTTTTGTGGCCAAGGAGTCAGTGAAGGGGCATATG GTTAATGTTGTTAAGGGCCTTAAATTGtacgaggacattttcacaaactCAGAGCTTCTCACTCTTGCTGACTACATTAATGAACTACGTCTTGCTGGACGCGGAGGAGAACTTTCGG GAGAAACATTTATTTTCTTCAACAAACAAATGAAAGGGAATAAGAGAGAGATCATTCAACTTGGTGTCCCATTATTCCAATCAACTACGAAGGAGGCAGCAA GTAATATCGAACCGATTCCGACTGCTCTGCAAACTGTAATTGATCACTTGGTTCAGTGGCGCTTAATTCCAGAAAGTAGGAAGCCCAACAGTTGCATAATCAACTTCTTTGATGAG GATGAGCATTCACAGCCATACTTCAAACCTCCACATTTGGACAATCCCATTTCCACGCTTCTTCTATCTGACACTACAATGGCTTTTGGACGCTCTCTTGTCAGTGATCATGAAGGAAACTACAAGGGCCCTCTAACATTATCGATAAACGAAGG ATCGCTCCTCGTTATGCGTGGCAACAGCGCAGACATGGCGAGGCACGTCGTGTGCGCGTCACCAAATCGGAGGATCATCATCACATTCGTGAAGGTCAGAGCTGCCAGTCATCCGACAGATTCACCGACGGCACTGCAGCAGCCGACCAAAACCATGGCTCTTTGGCAACCTGCACAGAAAGTAGCCACCACCGGAGTCATCGCCTGCGGGCCTCATGCGATGATCCCAGCTGCATGGGGACTCGCTCTCCGCAGTCCCGTCGTCATGCTACCACCACCCAGAGCCATGGTCATGAGCCCCAACAAGAAGGCGCCTCGCGGCGGCACCGGTGTGTTTTTACCCTGGACTGTCGGCCCCAAGAAGTACACTAGGCATCTTCCCCCACGCATCCAGAAGAGGAGGTTACCGTCGTTGCCATCTCCGCTAGAAGTGCGGGCGTAG